A window from Leptothermofonsia sichuanensis E412 encodes these proteins:
- a CDS encoding CHASE2 domain-containing protein has translation MPLPSLLAKIAPWKTVGKQIWDWRGLWITAPMVAGFVIAVRFTGLLQTFEWAVLDEFFRRRPPEPTDSTILIVGIGEGDIRTLQQWPISDAVLAEALTKIKQHQPSAIGLDLYRDLPVGTGYEALAQIFQSTPNLIGIEKAIGNRDDPPIAPPSALKKLDQVASNDIVPDADGKIRRGLLVLETANGEVMESLGLRLALFYLHNQGVNPDPEEPYLKLGQTTFVPFRANDGPYVRADDGGQQILLNYRRSARSFQTVSLSDLLAGTVSPDLIRDRIVLIGATASSSNDFFYTPYSSGWSSTPERMAGVEIQATIASQIIHSALFGRPLIRVWAEPLEWAWILLWSGIGAAAGWAGRNTRWTPLMMLVAVGGLGIGCFLVFLQGWWIPVLPPAMGMMISIVAVTRYIADIERKDRQIVMNLFGRHVTPEVADAIWRDRHQILTAGRVEGQQITATVMFTDIKDFSRIAEQTEPKALMVWLNEYMEAMTQLVLEHGGIVDKFIGDSVMAIFGVPIPSTTEAAIARDAQNAVRCSIAMAARLDSLNQQWQANNRPTVRIRIGISTGTVVIGSVGSAQRLDYTTIGDSVNVASRLESYDRSSEPNPCRILVNETTYLLTQGCCQAHLIGSVTLRGREQPVKVYQILLSPDPVDKSKDQ, from the coding sequence ATGCCCCTCCCCTCTCTCCTCGCCAAAATTGCCCCCTGGAAAACAGTGGGAAAACAAATTTGGGATTGGCGTGGGTTATGGATCACTGCCCCTATGGTTGCTGGGTTCGTAATTGCGGTGCGGTTCACAGGCTTGCTGCAAACCTTTGAGTGGGCAGTTTTGGACGAGTTCTTTCGCCGCCGTCCACCCGAACCAACAGATTCAACCATTCTGATTGTAGGAATTGGGGAGGGTGACATCCGCACATTACAGCAGTGGCCCATTAGCGATGCCGTGCTGGCAGAGGCGTTAACCAAAATTAAGCAGCATCAACCCAGTGCCATTGGACTGGATCTGTACCGAGATCTCCCGGTCGGCACAGGGTATGAAGCTTTAGCTCAAATCTTTCAGTCAACCCCCAATCTGATCGGCATCGAAAAAGCGATTGGCAACCGTGACGACCCCCCGATCGCCCCACCTTCCGCCTTAAAAAAACTGGACCAGGTTGCTTCCAATGACATCGTGCCCGATGCCGATGGCAAAATTCGGCGCGGCTTACTGGTTCTGGAAACCGCCAATGGGGAAGTCATGGAAAGCCTGGGGCTGCGGCTTGCCCTCTTCTACCTGCACAACCAGGGAGTCAATCCTGATCCAGAGGAACCCTATCTCAAGTTGGGACAAACTACCTTTGTCCCCTTCCGCGCCAATGATGGTCCCTACGTCCGAGCCGATGATGGAGGGCAGCAAATTTTGTTGAACTACCGGAGATCCGCTCGCAGTTTCCAGACCGTTTCCTTATCAGATCTTCTGGCGGGAACAGTATCCCCCGATTTGATCCGCGATCGCATCGTCCTTATTGGAGCAACCGCTTCCAGTTCCAATGACTTCTTCTATACCCCCTACAGTAGTGGTTGGAGCAGCACCCCTGAACGTATGGCAGGGGTTGAAATTCAGGCAACCATCGCCAGCCAGATCATCCACTCCGCTCTATTCGGGCGACCCCTGATCCGGGTCTGGGCAGAGCCGCTGGAATGGGCATGGATTCTACTCTGGTCAGGGATCGGGGCAGCCGCGGGTTGGGCTGGTCGCAACACCCGCTGGACTCCCCTGATGATGTTGGTAGCCGTGGGTGGGTTGGGAATCGGGTGTTTTCTGGTGTTCTTGCAGGGATGGTGGATTCCGGTGCTGCCCCCGGCCATGGGAATGATGATTTCTATCGTGGCCGTCACCCGCTACATTGCTGATATCGAGCGCAAAGACCGCCAGATTGTGATGAACCTGTTTGGGCGGCATGTGACTCCGGAGGTTGCTGATGCGATCTGGCGCGATCGCCACCAGATTCTAACCGCCGGTCGGGTGGAGGGACAACAGATCACCGCAACCGTCATGTTTACCGATATCAAAGATTTTTCTCGAATCGCAGAGCAGACTGAACCCAAAGCCCTCATGGTCTGGTTGAACGAATATATGGAAGCCATGACCCAACTGGTTCTGGAACATGGTGGCATTGTGGACAAATTTATTGGAGATTCCGTCATGGCAATTTTTGGGGTACCCATTCCCAGTACCACCGAAGCGGCGATCGCCAGGGATGCCCAAAACGCAGTTCGTTGCTCAATTGCCATGGCAGCCCGACTGGACAGTTTGAACCAACAATGGCAGGCAAACAACCGCCCAACTGTCCGTATTCGAATTGGCATCTCCACTGGCACGGTCGTCATTGGCAGTGTGGGGAGTGCCCAAAGACTTGACTACACCACCATTGGCGATAGTGTTAACGTCGCATCTCGCCTGGAAAGCTATGACAGATCGAGTGAACCTAACCCCTGCCGGATATTAGTCAACGAAACCACCTATTTACTCACCCAGGGATGTTGCCAGGCACACCTCATCGGCAGCGTCACCCTGAGAGGACGGGAACAGCCCGTCAAGGTTTACCAGATCCTACTCTCCCCAGATCCAGTCGATAAATCAAAGGATCAATGA
- a CDS encoding DUF928 domain-containing protein yields MTTPRFNLTVATGIASSLLCQQILGFSGPLPGFSGMLTSVGLGSSALAAPRYTPRTDNGKAPKRTVGTGSRGCVEVGGTPTGTLSLLVPNEQIGYTTASHPTFFWHLSSEIPVPMVFSLVEINNPVTIFEQEISQSKAGINKVQLPEDKPPLEPGKKYRWNVALVCNPQRRSADVIAQANIQRESVSADLEKRLAAASSAVKKAEIYAAQGFWYDALSMLAIADSEPDQEAIWQDGLALLKQVGLANVVKQEQQRLQSNR; encoded by the coding sequence ATGACTACCCCTCGCTTCAACCTGACCGTTGCAACCGGAATCGCATCTTCTCTCCTGTGCCAGCAAATCCTCGGGTTCAGTGGTCCCCTGCCCGGATTCAGTGGTATGTTAACGTCCGTTGGGTTGGGTTCTTCTGCCCTGGCAGCTCCCCGGTACACGCCCCGCACAGACAATGGAAAGGCTCCCAAGCGAACGGTTGGGACGGGTTCACGCGGATGCGTGGAGGTTGGTGGTACCCCAACAGGAACCCTATCTCTGCTGGTACCGAATGAGCAGATTGGGTACACCACCGCCAGTCATCCCACTTTTTTCTGGCACCTCTCCAGTGAGATTCCAGTTCCAATGGTGTTCTCACTGGTCGAAATCAATAATCCTGTAACGATTTTTGAGCAAGAGATTTCCCAATCTAAAGCAGGCATCAATAAAGTTCAATTACCTGAAGACAAGCCACCGCTGGAGCCAGGGAAAAAATATCGCTGGAATGTGGCACTGGTTTGTAATCCCCAGCGCCGCTCGGCGGATGTAATTGCTCAGGCAAATATCCAGCGAGAGTCTGTCTCTGCTGATCTGGAGAAGAGGCTGGCCGCTGCCTCGTCAGCAGTCAAAAAAGCTGAAATCTATGCAGCTCAGGGTTTCTGGTATGACGCCCTGAGTATGCTGGCGATCGCCGATTCTGAACCTGATCAGGAAGCCATCTGGCAAGACGGCCTTGCGCTGCTGAAGCAGGTGGGTCTGGCAAATGTAGTCAAGCAAGAACAACAACGTTTGCAATCCAATCGATAG
- a CDS encoding Uma2 family endonuclease translates to MLFTRVVEFINDSPTTIEPGIHTPFSTCRWLMVLQQPAYSLPIPPLESGDRLTRTEFERRYEATPETFKAELIEGVVYVASPVRVFHGTPHAALITWLGVYWTATPGVAVADNTTTRLDLDNEPQPDALLRIEVGGTSTISEDGYIEGAPELVAEIATSSASIDLGAKQNAYRRNGVQEYLVWQTFENRFSWFRLQAEEFVLVESDTDGMIRSTVFPGLWLNVPALLEDRMIEVLNGVQAGIADPAHQAFVQKLAGR, encoded by the coding sequence ATGCTCTTTACCAGGGTAGTTGAATTCATCAACGATTCACCAACTACTATAGAACCAGGTATCCATACTCCTTTTTCTACCTGTCGATGGCTTATGGTGTTGCAGCAACCTGCCTATTCCCTCCCGATTCCTCCCTTAGAAAGTGGCGATCGCCTGACTCGCACCGAGTTTGAGCGTCGCTACGAGGCAACCCCAGAAACATTCAAGGCCGAATTGATTGAAGGAGTGGTTTACGTGGCATCCCCCGTTCGAGTCTTTCACGGTACACCCCATGCAGCTTTGATCACCTGGTTAGGAGTTTACTGGACAGCAACTCCTGGCGTTGCAGTTGCTGATAACACCACAACCCGATTGGATTTAGACAACGAACCTCAACCGGATGCCCTGCTGCGGATTGAAGTGGGAGGCACTTCGACTATCAGTGAGGATGGCTACATTGAAGGAGCACCGGAACTGGTCGCAGAAATTGCCACCAGCAGTGCATCGATCGACCTGGGAGCCAAGCAAAATGCCTATCGCCGCAATGGCGTGCAGGAATATCTGGTGTGGCAAACCTTTGAAAATCGTTTCAGTTGGTTCCGGTTGCAGGCGGAGGAATTTGTCTTAGTTGAATCAGACACAGATGGCATGATTCGCAGCACCGTGTTTCCAGGGTTGTGGTTGAATGTGCCAGCCTTATTAGAGGACCGGATGATTGAGGTGTTGAATGGGGTGCAGGCAGGGATTGCTGACCCGGCGCATCAGGCATTTGTGCAGAAGTTGGCAGGACGATAG
- a CDS encoding PepSY domain-containing protein, translating into MGCRQGLLTRRIRHLCRSWQDDSALHPPEGDRIFNSFNPFHFAPFGGLPTRILYLFVGLAPLTLFTTSFVMCWCHRKWGKGVAEKQYESK; encoded by the coding sequence ATGGGGTGCAGGCAGGGATTGCTGACCCGGCGCATCAGGCATTTGTGCAGAAGTTGGCAGGACGATAGCGCTTTGCACCCTCCAGAGGGCGATCGCATCTTCAATTCATTTAACCCCTTTCACTTCGCCCCATTCGGCGGTCTACCCACTCGCATTCTCTATCTGTTTGTGGGTCTGGCACCACTGACTCTGTTCACAACGAGTTTTGTAATGTGCTGGTGTCACCGAAAGTGGGGTAAAGGCGTTGCTGAAAAGCAATATGAATCGAAATGA
- a CDS encoding Rpn family recombination-promoting nuclease/putative transposase, which translates to MSQSPLLDLSAMRRDPLFYKLFQQSPTLLFDLIGDHPDNAATYRFDSVALKEPRFEIDGVFLPPESEPGVVYFCEVQFQKDEQLYERLFSESLLYFYHNSDRFSDWQAVIIYPSRSLEQSKLYPHRALLNSEQVHRIYLDELGEVRSLPITVAAMVLTIVKEAEAPDVARHLLARTEQAELTPRERANLINIVTSIMVYKFASLSRAEIRAMLGLDLTQEPRAIQEARQEGRQEGRQEGRQEGRQEGREVEAIALVTRLLTRRLRQELSEEMRSRLTTLSLEQLENLGEALLDFEAIADLEAWFRTLD; encoded by the coding sequence TTGAGTCAGTCACCTTTGCTTGATTTGTCTGCCATGCGGCGTGACCCTCTGTTTTACAAACTGTTCCAGCAATCTCCCACGCTTCTGTTTGACTTGATTGGTGATCACCCTGACAATGCTGCAACCTATCGCTTTGATTCAGTTGCTCTCAAAGAACCCAGGTTTGAAATCGATGGCGTGTTTCTGCCGCCAGAATCGGAACCGGGGGTGGTCTACTTTTGCGAAGTGCAGTTCCAGAAAGATGAGCAGTTGTACGAACGCCTGTTCAGTGAATCGCTGCTGTATTTCTACCACAACAGCGATCGCTTTTCTGATTGGCAGGCGGTAATCATTTATCCATCCCGCAGCCTTGAGCAAAGTAAGCTTTACCCCCATCGAGCACTGCTAAATAGTGAGCAAGTGCATCGAATTTATCTGGATGAGTTAGGCGAGGTGCGATCGCTCCCGATTACGGTTGCGGCAATGGTGTTGACGATTGTCAAAGAAGCAGAAGCTCCAGATGTGGCACGGCATTTGCTGGCACGGACTGAGCAAGCAGAGTTAACACCCAGAGAACGAGCCAACCTGATTAATATTGTGACTTCTATAATGGTTTATAAGTTTGCCAGCTTAAGTCGAGCGGAGATTAGGGCGATGTTAGGATTGGATTTGACTCAAGAGCCACGGGCGATTCAGGAGGCCAGGCAAGAAGGCAGACAAGAAGGCAGACAAGAAGGCAGACAAGAAGGCAGACAAGAAGGTCGTGAAGTGGAGGCAATTGCCCTTGTGACTCGCCTGTTAACTCGACGACTGCGTCAGGAGCTTTCTGAGGAAATGCGATCGCGCCTCACCACTCTCTCACTGGAGCAGTTGGAAAACCTGGGTGAAGCCTTATTGGATTTCGAGGCGATCGCCGATCTGGAAGCCTGGTTCAGAACATTAGACTAG
- a CDS encoding response regulator, with protein sequence MLNRFKIGIRIGSGFALGLAILTMIGIVSYQTTTSLIANSRRENRTYQTLGQLSQLEAELVNAETGQRGYIITGQPRYLDPYDSALKVIDRNYEELRRLTQDNPDHQRRLDKLKPLIEARLARLREGIRLLESEGFAAAQKFTLSDEGRRLMQQIRALTGEMELEEQEVLRQRTEQAQLAAQQTLNTLVYGIPASFVVLSLVGLWLSRNISRPLQQLSATAEKIANGDLSVRLPESNARDETGVLTRSFSQMVLNLRETIQTNEDQRWLKSNLADLSQSLQGQRNLEMVAEDVLTRLAPLVGAQQGLFYILDPAGDPPILKLLSSYAYRERKHLANQFRLGEGLVGQCALEKRTILLTDVPADYLRITSGLGEAAPVNIVVVPLLFEMQIRGVVELAALHPFSNLQLIFLEEASGLIGVMVNAIAAHNQTQELLKQSQILTEELRHQQEELLQSNQLLEERTQSLQASEMLLQQQQEELQQSNEELQQLNEELEEKAELLESQKQQVEYKNAAIEQARQELEQQAEQLALSSKYKSEFLANMSHELRTPLNSLLILAQLLSENSEGNLSERQVEYSRTIHAAGTDLLLLINDILDLAKIESGTMSVDVESVSFTALQSDLERTFQPMAHSRGLEFGIALDEDLPPSLFTDPKRLQQILRNLLSNALKFTEQGSVTVQISRTTIEQIAFAVSDTGIGIPPDKQQIIFEAFQQVDGTTSRRYGGTGLGLSISLQLSRLLGGRIELVSQPEQGSTFTLYLPERYSGAHSAGGEVASGESHPPHSIQAAGGGFPAPEERSPVPLRSLPPLPTDIEDDRANLQPDDQVLLVIEDDISFARILLDMAHRQGFKVLIALQGHAGITLAQQCLPQAITLDLHLPDMEGFTVLEQLKDNPATRHIPIHILTVDDQQQREFQMGAIAHIQKPVSPEVITQTLIEIKHFIERQVKHLLVIEDDQVQAQSMIDLIGGEDVESTAVATGTAALEILKSQSFDCVVLDLGLPDMSGFDLIEQIKQESNLVALPIIVYTGKELTGAEETRLRRLAETIIIKDVRSPERLLEETALFLHRVQATLPPARRQMLEQLRQTDPALAGKKVLIVDDDVRNIFALTSLLEQYQIDVLFAENGSAGIEKLQTHPDINLVLMDVMMPGMDGYETTRAIRQQEQFRSLPIIALTAKAMQGDREKCIEAGASDYIPKPVDTEQLLSLLRLWLYR encoded by the coding sequence ATGCTGAATCGCTTTAAGATTGGAATTCGGATTGGTAGTGGCTTTGCGCTGGGACTGGCAATACTAACCATGATTGGGATTGTGTCCTATCAAACCACGACTAGTCTGATTGCCAATTCCCGGCGAGAAAACAGGACATATCAAACATTGGGGCAGTTGAGCCAGCTTGAAGCCGAACTGGTGAATGCAGAAACGGGACAGCGGGGCTATATCATCACCGGGCAGCCCCGCTACCTGGATCCCTATGACAGTGCTCTCAAGGTCATTGATCGCAACTATGAAGAATTGCGCCGTTTAACTCAGGATAATCCTGACCACCAGCGACGGCTGGACAAGTTAAAGCCTTTAATTGAGGCAAGATTAGCCAGATTGCGGGAAGGAATTCGGCTGCTGGAGAGTGAAGGGTTTGCCGCTGCCCAAAAATTTACCCTGTCCGATGAAGGGCGGCGCTTGATGCAACAGATTCGGGCGCTTACCGGAGAGATGGAACTGGAAGAGCAGGAGGTGCTGCGCCAGCGGACTGAACAGGCCCAACTGGCGGCGCAACAAACCCTCAATACGCTGGTTTATGGGATTCCTGCTTCGTTTGTGGTACTCTCCCTGGTGGGTTTGTGGTTGTCTCGGAATATTTCAAGACCCCTGCAACAGTTATCGGCAACCGCTGAAAAAATTGCGAATGGCGATCTATCGGTCAGGTTGCCAGAGAGTAATGCCAGGGATGAAACTGGCGTGTTGACTCGCAGTTTCAGCCAGATGGTCCTCAACCTGCGCGAGACCATTCAGACCAATGAAGATCAGCGCTGGTTGAAATCAAACCTGGCGGATCTTTCCCAGTCTCTCCAGGGGCAACGAAATCTGGAAATGGTGGCAGAGGATGTGTTAACTCGCCTGGCACCCCTGGTTGGGGCACAGCAGGGTCTTTTTTACATCCTGGACCCGGCAGGCGACCCGCCCATTCTCAAACTGCTGAGTAGCTATGCTTACCGGGAGCGCAAGCATCTGGCAAACCAGTTCCGGCTGGGAGAAGGTCTGGTCGGTCAGTGCGCGCTGGAAAAACGGACTATCCTGCTGACAGATGTTCCGGCGGACTATCTTCGCATTACCTCCGGCCTGGGAGAAGCGGCCCCCGTGAATATTGTGGTTGTCCCCCTCTTGTTTGAAATGCAGATCAGGGGTGTGGTGGAACTGGCTGCTTTGCACCCGTTTAGCAACTTGCAATTGATATTTTTAGAAGAGGCAAGTGGCTTGATTGGGGTGATGGTGAATGCGATCGCCGCCCATAACCAGACCCAGGAACTGCTGAAACAGTCGCAGATCCTGACGGAAGAGTTGCGTCACCAGCAGGAAGAACTGTTGCAAAGCAATCAGTTGTTGGAGGAACGGACTCAATCATTGCAGGCATCGGAAATGTTGCTGCAACAACAACAGGAGGAGTTACAGCAATCCAACGAAGAGTTGCAGCAGTTAAATGAAGAACTGGAGGAAAAAGCAGAACTGTTGGAATCCCAAAAGCAACAGGTTGAGTATAAGAATGCCGCCATTGAACAGGCGCGCCAGGAACTGGAGCAACAGGCAGAACAACTGGCACTGTCGTCAAAGTACAAGTCTGAGTTTCTGGCAAACATGTCCCATGAGCTACGCACACCACTCAACAGTTTGCTGATTCTGGCACAACTGTTAAGCGAAAACAGTGAAGGGAATCTGTCTGAGAGGCAGGTGGAGTATAGCCGCACCATTCACGCCGCCGGAACTGACCTGTTGTTATTAATCAACGACATTCTTGATCTGGCAAAGATAGAATCGGGGACCATGTCGGTCGATGTGGAGTCTGTTTCGTTCACAGCACTGCAATCCGATCTGGAACGAACCTTCCAGCCAATGGCACATAGCCGGGGGCTGGAGTTTGGGATCGCCCTGGACGAAGACCTTCCCCCCTCCCTTTTCACCGATCCAAAACGGCTCCAGCAGATTTTGAGAAATCTGCTCTCCAATGCCCTGAAGTTTACTGAACAGGGAAGCGTGACTGTCCAGATCTCCAGAACCACCATTGAACAGATTGCCTTTGCCGTGAGCGACACCGGCATCGGAATTCCCCCAGATAAGCAGCAGATTATCTTTGAAGCCTTTCAGCAGGTGGATGGCACAACCAGCCGCCGCTATGGGGGAACAGGGTTGGGACTGTCCATCAGCCTCCAGCTATCTCGTCTGCTGGGAGGACGTATTGAACTGGTCAGCCAGCCAGAACAGGGCAGTACCTTTACCCTATATTTACCTGAGCGTTATTCCGGTGCCCACTCCGCTGGCGGTGAGGTGGCTTCAGGGGAATCCCATCCACCTCATTCCATCCAGGCAGCGGGGGGAGGCTTCCCTGCTCCAGAGGAGCGATCGCCAGTGCCCCTGCGATCGCTGCCACCCCTGCCAACCGACATTGAAGACGACCGCGCCAATCTGCAACCAGACGATCAGGTTTTGCTGGTGATTGAAGACGATATCAGCTTTGCCCGAATTTTGCTGGACATGGCTCACCGACAAGGATTTAAGGTACTGATTGCCCTCCAGGGTCACGCTGGCATTACCCTGGCGCAGCAGTGCCTGCCCCAGGCGATTACCCTCGATCTGCACCTGCCTGATATGGAGGGATTCACGGTACTGGAACAGTTAAAAGACAATCCAGCGACCCGCCATATCCCGATCCACATCCTGACCGTAGACGACCAGCAGCAACGAGAATTTCAGATGGGCGCGATCGCCCACATCCAGAAGCCAGTGTCACCCGAAGTGATTACCCAGACGCTGATAGAGATCAAACACTTTATTGAACGGCAGGTCAAACATCTGCTGGTGATTGAGGATGATCAGGTGCAGGCGCAGAGCATGATTGACCTGATTGGGGGCGAGGATGTGGAAAGCACGGCGGTGGCAACGGGTACGGCGGCTCTGGAAATCCTGAAATCCCAGTCCTTTGACTGTGTGGTCCTGGATCTGGGTTTGCCTGACATGAGCGGCTTTGACCTGATCGAACAGATTAAGCAGGAATCCAATCTGGTCGCATTGCCGATTATTGTCTACACCGGCAAAGAACTGACCGGGGCAGAAGAAACCCGACTGCGGCGACTGGCAGAAACCATCATTATCAAAGATGTGCGATCGCCGGAACGGTTGCTGGAAGAAACCGCTCTCTTTCTGCATCGGGTGCAGGCAACCCTGCCCCCAGCCAGGCGTCAGATGCTGGAACAGTTGCGACAGACAGATCCAGCCCTTGCCGGGAAAAAAGTGCTGATTGTGGATGATGATGTGCGCAACATCTTTGCCCTGACCAGCCTGCTGGAGCAGTATCAGATCGACGTGTTATTTGCTGAAAATGGCAGTGCTGGCATTGAAAAACTGCAAACCCACCCCGACATTAACCTGGTTTTGATGGATGTGATGATGCCAGGAATGGATGGCTATGAAACCACCCGTGCCATTCGCCAGCAGGAACAATTCCGCTCCCTCCCCATCATTGCCCTGACCGCCAAAGCCATGCAGGGCGATCGCGAAAAATGCATTGAAGCCGGAGCCTCTGACTACATTCCCAAACCCGTGGACACCGAACAATTGCTCTCTCTGCTGCGACTCTGGTTATATCGCTAA
- a CDS encoding CheR family methyltransferase — MTTELNPEDIEFQLLVEGIYCRYGYDFRNYAPASLKRRIRRFLHVEGLPTISALQDRILHDQDCIKRLLLSLTVNTTAMFRDPGFYIAFREQVVPILRTYPFIRIWHAGCSTGQEVYSMAILLQEAGIYHRCRIYGTDANEQVLQTARTGIYPYKQMQEYTRLYLKAGGQRSFSEYYTANHGSAIFHPSLREHIVFGQHNLVTDRSFNEFNVIICRNVLIYFNQTLQNQVHGLFYNSLCNFGILGLGKQETIRFTAYEGCYEALVSAEKLYRRCN, encoded by the coding sequence TTGACTACTGAATTAAATCCAGAGGACATTGAATTTCAATTGCTTGTAGAGGGCATTTACTGTCGCTATGGCTATGATTTCCGTAACTATGCCCCTGCTTCACTCAAACGTCGGATCCGTCGCTTTCTCCATGTCGAGGGACTGCCCACCATCTCTGCACTGCAAGACCGCATTCTGCATGATCAGGACTGTATTAAACGGTTACTCCTGAGTCTGACTGTCAACACGACGGCAATGTTTCGAGATCCCGGATTCTACATTGCCTTTCGAGAACAGGTTGTCCCCATCCTGCGTACCTACCCCTTCATCCGTATCTGGCACGCAGGTTGCTCTACCGGGCAGGAGGTTTACTCAATGGCAATCTTGCTGCAAGAAGCTGGCATTTACCACCGCTGTCGGATTTATGGCACCGATGCAAATGAACAGGTATTGCAAACGGCTCGGACTGGAATTTATCCCTATAAACAGATGCAGGAATATACCCGGCTTTATCTCAAGGCAGGAGGGCAGCGTTCCTTTTCAGAGTACTACACGGCCAATCATGGCAGCGCCATCTTCCATCCTTCGTTAAGAGAACATATTGTTTTTGGTCAACATAATCTGGTAACTGATCGCTCCTTCAATGAGTTCAATGTCATTATTTGCCGCAATGTGTTGATTTATTTCAACCAGACTCTGCAAAATCAAGTTCATGGATTGTTTTATAACAGTCTCTGCAATTTCGGTATTTTAGGGCTGGGCAAACAGGAAACCATTCGATTTACCGCCTACGAAGGCTGCTACGAAGCCTTAGTGAGTGCAGAGAAGCTCTACAGGAGGTGCAATTAG
- a CDS encoding chemotaxis protein CheB, with the protein MAFNLVAIGTSLGGLSALKIVLQNLPERFITPIAIAQHRHKESDNTLSSLLQQFTGLPIHEVEDKQKILPGHVYIAPADYHLLVEAGHFSLSTDEPVSYARPSIDVLLESAADVYGSQMIAILLTGANRDGVQGLAAVKARGGVTIVQEPQTAESPILPRAAISTVQVDSILPLPCIAPYLVHLCNPAGW; encoded by the coding sequence GTGGCCTTTAATCTGGTGGCAATTGGTACCTCTCTGGGAGGATTATCTGCTTTAAAAATTGTGTTACAAAATTTACCTGAAAGATTTATCACCCCAATTGCGATCGCCCAGCACCGTCATAAAGAGTCAGATAACACCTTGAGTTCCTTACTACAACAATTTACGGGACTTCCTATTCACGAGGTTGAAGATAAGCAGAAAATCCTGCCAGGGCACGTCTACATCGCACCGGCGGACTATCACTTACTGGTGGAAGCAGGGCATTTTTCCCTTTCCACCGATGAACCCGTTTCCTATGCCCGTCCATCCATCGATGTTTTGCTGGAATCAGCCGCTGATGTCTATGGAAGTCAGATGATTGCGATTCTTCTGACTGGAGCCAACCGGGACGGCGTTCAGGGTTTAGCCGCTGTCAAGGCACGGGGGGGAGTTACGATTGTACAGGAGCCTCAGACTGCTGAAAGCCCAATTTTGCCCAGGGCAGCCATTTCGACGGTCCAGGTCGATTCCATCCTGCCCCTCCCCTGCATCGCTCCTTACCTAGTTCACCTCTGTAACCCTGCCGGCTGGTGA